The following coding sequences are from one Lolium rigidum isolate FL_2022 chromosome 6, APGP_CSIRO_Lrig_0.1, whole genome shotgun sequence window:
- the LOC124659484 gene encoding uncharacterized protein LOC124659484 produces the protein MPYSSCSVAARGALSLRHLAVAAVQVPALLCLEAMLWAVAFLTFPLRILAAADRERKLDRLLGEMQGQMEKVVWENRDLEQRLRAALKEQAAMEDILDEMEEEQEDAFARIDVLESQVKALKKENMRLKEHKGKSMWDKAATAATGGGKAEDDKRPAKAWDIAEEDEKEVAVVLSGTSPPSIVDLEAVEREARRMEVAARRRSLFSVGMSLAVGGIAWSADAPCLPLLAGLLTVVGMSMCSVARLFRARRPLAPAASGSGAVALLSLNWFLLGVLTYPMLPGVARVVFPRAARLAGTAIAWFAVAAPV, from the exons ATGCCTTACTCTTCCTGTTCTGTCGCGGCGCGCGGCGCTCTCTCGCTCCGGCACCTGGCCGTGGCCGCCGTGCAGGTCCCGGCGCTGCTCTGCCTCGAGGCCATGCTCTGGGCCGTCGCCTTCCTCACCTTCCCCTTGCGCATCCTCGCGGCCGCCGACAGAGAGCGCAAG CTGGACCGGCTGCTGGGGGAGATGCAGGGGCAGATGGAgaaggtggtgtgggagaacaggGACCTGGAGCAGAGGCTGCGGGCGGCGCTCAAGGAGCAAGCGGCCATGGAGGATATCCTCGACGAgatggaggaggagcaggaggacgcCTTCGCCAGGATCGACGTGCTAGAGAGCCAG GTCAAGGCGCTGAAGAAGGAGAACATGCGTCTCAAGGAGCACAAAGGCAAGTCCATGTGGGAcaaggcggccacggcggcaaccGGCGGTGGAAAGGCCGAGGACGACAAGCGCCCGGCGAAAGCGTGGGATATCGCCGAGGAAGACGAGAAGGAGGTGGCCGTCGTCTTATCCGGCACCTCCCCGCCGTCGATCGTGGACTTGGAGGCGGTGGAACGGGAGGCCCGGCGGATGGAGGTGGCGGCCCGGCGGCGGAGCCTGTTCAGCGTGGGCATGTCGCTGGCGGTGGGCGGGATCGCGTGGTCGGCGGACGCGCCGTGCCTGCCGCTCCTCGCGGGGCTCCTCACCGTCGTCGGCATGTCCATGTGCAGCGTCGCGCGCCTCTTCCGAGCGCGCAGGCCGTTGGCGCCCGCCGCCTCCGGCTCCGGCGCCGTGGCGCTGCTGAGCCTCAACTGGTTCTTGCTCGGGGTGCTCACGTACCCGATGCTACCGGGCGTGGCGCGGGTTGTGTTCCCGCGCGCCGCGCGTCTCGCCGGCACTGCCATCGCCTGGTTCGCTGTCGCTGCACCCGTGTGA